The window CCTGAAGCAGCTCCCTTAAAAGCTATTGAAGATGAGATTATCCGTCTTGTTAATTTGCAAAGAAGTTATAATGGATTGAGTCCCTTGACATATAACTGGCAGGTCGCACGCGTTGCACGCATCAAGTCGCAAGATATGATTAATAATAATTATTTCTCTCATTACTCGCCTGTTTACGGCTCGCCGTTTAAGATGCTGGAATCTTATGGACTCAAATTTTCTTCTGCGGCAGAAAACATCGCTTATGGTCAAAAGACTGCACAGGCTGTTATGGATGCATGGATGAATTCACCCGGACACAAAGCTAATATTTTATCCAAAACTGTAACTCAAATCGGCGTAGGCTGCGCAAAAGCCTCTAACGGAACTCTATACTTTACTCAATTGTTTATAAAACCTATATAAGGTTTTTAAATATATAAAAGCCCGACGTATTTTATTTTAGCGTCGGGTTTTTTTAATTTTTACTATTGACAAGGGTAATTTTATATTTTATTATATATTTTGGTTTAATGATTATATAAATTCACATAATGGGTGAATGTTTCTACCGGCTGCCTTAACAGTTGACTATAATCAGTGCTGATGTGCTGCATGAATTGATAGTAATTGGGGCAGTTTTTTTATGACTTTAAATAAGAGGTGAATTTATGAAAAAAGATGTGGTTATAATAGGTGCTGGTCCGGCGGGAATTTTTACCGCTTTGGAAATGTTAAAAAATAATACCAAAAAAAAGATTTTAATCATTGAAAAAGGACAACCTATTCAAAAACGTCATTGTCCAAAAAACATCACTAAGTCTTGTGTCGGCTGTAAGCCTTATTGTCATATAACCACAGGCTTTTCGGGAGCGGGCGCTTTTTCAGACGGAAAACTGTCTTTGTCATATGAAGTAGGCGGAGATTTGCCAAGCTTGATTGGAGAAGAACTTGCTCAAGAAACTATAGATTATACGGACAAAATTTATCTTGAATTTGGCGCTGATCCCAAAATTGAAGGCAAACAAAATTCTGAAGAAGTAAAAGATATAAGAAAACGTGCAATTTCCGCAGGTCTAAAGCTTGTGGATTGTCCTATAAGACACATGGGTACAGAAAAAGCCCAAAACATATATCTTGCAATTCAAAACTATCTTCTTGATAATGGCGTAGAGATATTATTTGGTTATGAATGTACCAATCTTATACTAAAAGACCAAAAATGCATGGGCATATATGTAACTGATCATAAAAATTCTTTTGAAATATATGCCGACTACACGGTTGTAGCTACAGGAAGAAGAGGCGCGGACTGGCTAGAAAAACTGTGCGAAGAACATAAGATTGCGCATGAACCAGGCGTTGTAGATATAGGCGTAAGGGTTGAAGTTCGCAACGAAATTATGGAAAGAGTGAATAATGTCTTGTACGAATCTAAGCTAATAGGATACCCTAAGCCGTTTAAAAACAAAGTGCGCACTTTTTGTCAAAATCCAGGAGGTTTTGTAAGTCAGGAAAATTATGACAATAATCTGGCTGTAGTTAACGGACATTCTTACAAGGATCTAAAATCAGAAAATACTAATCTTGCGATTTTGTGTTCGCATAATTTTAGCCATCCTTTTAACCAGCCTATTGAATACGCGCAAAAAATAGGCGAGCTTACCAATATGCTGGGAGCAGGTCATATACTTGTTCAAAGATTTGGAGATATCTTAGACGGAAAACGCACTTGGCAGCACGAACTTGCTCAAAGCAATATAAAACCCACATTGCCTGATGCTGTGGCTGGCGATATAACTGCAGCTATGCCTTATCGAACAATGGTAAATATTATCAATTTTATACAAGCTGTGGACCAAGTAGTTCCTGGTTTTGCTTCGATTGAAACTCTATTGTATTCGCCCGAACTAAAGTTTTATTCTAACCGTGTAAAAATGGATACTGACTTTAACACCAATATACAAGGACTGCATTGTCTGGGCGATTCTAGCGGATGGACACGCGGACTTATGATGGCATCAGTAATGGGCGTATTAATGGGTAGAAAGATATATTAATTTTGATTACTATATAATCAATTTTGACCGCAAGAACATTGGAATATAGGTAGTAGTTTTTTGAGCTTATGGATAACATAATAATTAATGTATAAAAATTTTTAATTTAGCTATAAAAACGCTACCATAACAGTTCTTGGTCTATAATGCTTTACTGGTAAAATTTTTGA of the Clostridia bacterium genome contains:
- the safA gene encoding SafA/ExsA family spore coat assembly protein, with amino-acid sequence MEPHIQYAMAAPTTYTVVSGDSMWKIAVKYEIGLAELKAANPQIKNPALIYVGQKINIPEAAPLKAIEDEIIRLVNLQRSYNGLSPLTYNWQVARVARIKSQDMINNNYFSHYSPVYGSPFKMLESYGLKFSSAAENIAYGQKTAQAVMDAWMNSPGHKANILSKTVTQIGVGCAKASNGTLYFTQLFIKPI
- a CDS encoding FAD-binding protein, whose protein sequence is MKKDVVIIGAGPAGIFTALEMLKNNTKKKILIIEKGQPIQKRHCPKNITKSCVGCKPYCHITTGFSGAGAFSDGKLSLSYEVGGDLPSLIGEELAQETIDYTDKIYLEFGADPKIEGKQNSEEVKDIRKRAISAGLKLVDCPIRHMGTEKAQNIYLAIQNYLLDNGVEILFGYECTNLILKDQKCMGIYVTDHKNSFEIYADYTVVATGRRGADWLEKLCEEHKIAHEPGVVDIGVRVEVRNEIMERVNNVLYESKLIGYPKPFKNKVRTFCQNPGGFVSQENYDNNLAVVNGHSYKDLKSENTNLAILCSHNFSHPFNQPIEYAQKIGELTNMLGAGHILVQRFGDILDGKRTWQHELAQSNIKPTLPDAVAGDITAAMPYRTMVNIINFIQAVDQVVPGFASIETLLYSPELKFYSNRVKMDTDFNTNIQGLHCLGDSSGWTRGLMMASVMGVLMGRKIY